A single window of Hippocampus zosterae strain Florida chromosome 15, ASM2543408v3, whole genome shotgun sequence DNA harbors:
- the LOC127616090 gene encoding uncharacterized protein LOC127616090 has translation MEVPADSLKIRYREEDGTVLFESYIPPSRDAIHLPTYVLYLLIAIFIVLGVLYAIIGHLIKDLIHDFADWLLGRQPEEVVVNYCEAKDKFVADWCPETTPELQEMARAENRMAEKDFMKSPAIWVISKEPRESKTGPRVVFGKRS, from the exons ATGGAAGTGCCTGCAGACAGTTTAAAGATCCGTTACAGAGAAGAGGACGGGACGGTGTTGTTTGAGAGCTACATACCCCCGTCCAGGGACGCCATTCACCTGCCCACCTATGTGCTCTATTTACTCATAGCCATATTCATCGTGCTCGGGGTTCTCTACGCCATCATCGGCCACCTCATCAAGGACCTCATACACGACTTTGCAG ACTGGCTTTTGGGGAGGCAGCCTGAAGAAGTGGTGGTCAACTATTGTGAAGCCAAAGACAAATTCGTGGCCGACTGGTGTCCAGAAACCACGCCAGAGCTGCAGGAGATGGCCCGAGCTGAGAACAGGATGGCCGAGAAGGATTTTATGAAGTCGCCGGCTATCTGGGTCATCTCCAAGGAGCCTCGGGAGAGCAAAACGGGGCCCCGTGTGGTCTTTGGGAAGAGGAGTTAA